A window of Salvia splendens isolate huo1 chromosome 8, SspV2, whole genome shotgun sequence genomic DNA:
ACCAGAGCACTGCCATAATTTTCCAGAACTTCCTTGCCTATACATACACCATAACCATATACATATGTCTAATTAATCTATTTATACGTTCTCTCTCCCACATCTCTTAATGCACATTAATTTCtcattttaattgattttgagAGAGATAAATTAGTAATGCTGCCTTTCCTCCTACTCCTTTTGCTCAACATGGGAACTTCGCAGGGGCAGCTTCAAGTCGGGTTCTACGCAAAGAGCTGCCCCAACGTGGAGGCCATAGTTGGAGGCGTAGTCCGTGATGCCGCCGCCTCCGACCAGAACACCGCCGCCGTGCTGCTCCGCCTCCACTTCCACGACTGCTTTGTTGAGGTGGATCAATTTAGTTAATTCTTGCATGCATTTTCACACACACTCATAAATCATGTGATGAATTAGGGCTGCGATGGGTCGATCCTGATCGATAACGGGGATGAGAGGGACGAGAAGAATGCATTCGGGCATCAAGGGGTGAGAGGGTTTGATATTGTGGAGAGGGCCAAGGCCGAGCTCGAGGCCTTGTGCCCGAGAACAGTGTCTTGCGCAGACATTGTTGCCTTGGCTGCGAGAGAAGCACTACTTTTGGTACAATTTTATCATCGTTTTGTATCATAGTTTTGTGCCTTTTTTTGTATGATTTGGTTCAAAATTTGTGTTTAGGCGAAAGGGAGTTCGTATGAGGTGGAAATGGGGAGGAGAGATGGGGTGGTTTCGAATGTGGATTCAGCAGATAATATGCCTGATGTTAGTGATTCTGTTGAGACTCTCAAAACCAAGTTTTTGCAGAAAGGCCTCACTCACAAGGATCTTGTTCTTCTTACTGgtaacatctctctctctctcatgaaCAAAGAAGCATGCAATTTTTGTGGGTGTTGAAGTCGGTAGGAAGTCTTGAATAAATGACTATTTTTTGAATCCTAGGTAACATATGTTCATGTTATGGTTCAGTCAAATTTCGGTTTGTCCGCAACTTTAGAAGCCAGTCttaaaaatcatggattttgGATTTGTTAGCAATTATCTATATGGCGTGAATAATACGTGGATCACGTTGATGAGTTGAACGATATCGTCTATCCTCAAATAAAATGACGTCGTTTggtaaaaatatcaataatatattGCGCGTAGGTGACTGGATTTTTCATCGTGGGATATAATTATGAGCAAGTTCAGTCTTCATGATTGACTGATTTATAAAATTACGAGATAAATTAGAATTTGAACAAACGGCATGATTTCCGGCCATTTATCATGGAGTAATATATTATGaccatttgttttttttaaatgaaggcATTTATGGGCTTTTAGgtactatatatataaaaaaagttatAGTGCATGATACAACGTAATGTGCTATATAAAGCTTAAGtataaatatgtgatttttcttttttatagtttattaaatttatgttgTTTTATCGGTGGTCTACTCTTAGATTATTGATTACTCTATGTCCCATAAAGTTTgttatatttttccattttgtctGTCTCATGAAATTTGTCAGagttcactttttaccatttttaatagtggactcatattccactagctcattttcatttataatttcTTATAAAACTAATTATATTAAAGTAGGATCtacattttactaactttttcaactcacttttgaTTACATTCTTAGAATAGTTAGCCAGttaaaatgtgataaaatttatggaatgaagggagtatttatttcatCAAATATGATTTGAAATATGCCAAGATTAATTGCAACTCGATATttaataattacaaaaaaattatggATGATAATGAGGCCATGCATGTGATCATAATTATAATGATTGGCCATGGAAGGAAATATCTTAAAGTAAACAAGGATTGATAGATAATGGAATGtgataattaaataaagatgCAAGTTGTTACATTGCTTGAATGATCACACACGCAATATATGTCATTGACATTTAATATGTTTTTCTATAAGTTTATTTGGTTTCATGCGAAGAGAAACTATATCTATGATTATGATAGGCCAATGTCGATTCAAATTTATCTAAAAAAGGTGAATTTGTGGGATCGATTGACGATTGATATAGGTCATGGTGAGTCACTATCAGTCTCTAGAGACACATATCAATGGTTATTTTAATTGATTTCAATTACGAAATGTATATTATTATTGTATGTGAATATATAGAGATAAATTTTAATCGGTTTGTAAcatttgaaaacaaaattaaatttcaaagcTATAGTT
This region includes:
- the LOC121743630 gene encoding peroxidase 43-like; this translates as MLPFLLLLLLNMGTSQGQLQVGFYAKSCPNVEAIVGGVVRDAAASDQNTAAVLLRLHFHDCFVEGCDGSILIDNGDERDEKNAFGHQGVRGFDIVERAKAELEALCPRTVSCADIVALAAREALLLAKGSSYEVEMGRRDGVVSNVDSADNMPDVSDSVETLKTKFLQKGLTHKDLVLLTAAHSIGTTACFFMNNRLYNFPADGGSDPSISPAFLPELQSTCPKNGDINVRLPIDRGSEQVFGSQILQNIRKGFAVLQSDAALYQDESTKAVVDSYFADLFRPSFEADFADSMVRMGRIGVLTGLQGTIRQSCASFD